A genomic segment from Aegilops tauschii subsp. strangulata cultivar AL8/78 chromosome 1, Aet v6.0, whole genome shotgun sequence encodes:
- the LOC141039185 gene encoding uncharacterized protein, which translates to MMRDEEAKAVFDTLVDIKVGSGERVLFWKDRWIHGAAAADIAPLLVTLVPARTVNRRTVCQALDGASWTQDFEGNTSFTALIQLMHLAHAINTVPRDPDQPNSFTWPLTTSGSYSAKSNRLWTSDRRARHGLQDEPSTCYTCLQAEDNVAHILAHCTYAQEVWHRVFGLLHLNIQGPLETVEFTEWWLTARTSFFRADRRGFDTMVTAVAWALWKQRNARVFNKVMNKRLRLIFHS; encoded by the exons ATGATGAGAGACGAGGAGGCTAAAGCGGTGTTCGACACCTTGGTCGACATCAAAGTTGGATCGGGCGAGCGGGTACTCTTTTGGAAGGACAGATGGATTCACGGAGCAGCGGCAGCGGACATTGCACCATTGCTGGTCACCTTGGTACCAGCCAGGACGGTGAACAGACGCACGGTGTGTCAGGCCCTCGACGGCGCTAGCTGGACACAGGACTTCGAGGGTAACACCTCCTTCACGGCCCTCATTCAGCTCATGCACCTTGCGCACGCGATAAACACGGTGCCAAGGGATCCAGATCAGCCTAACAGCTTCACCTGGCCGCTCACGACGTCAGGCTCCTACTCAGCCAAGTCG AACCGTCTGTGGACATCTGACAGGAGAGCCAGGCACGGGCTACAAGATGAACCGTCGACTTGCTATACGTGCTTGCAAGCGGAGGACAATGTGGCACACATCCTGGCTCACTGCACCTATGCTCAGGAGGTGTGGCACAGGGTGTTTGGCCTTCTCCACCTCAACATACAGGGGCCGCTGGAGACGGTCGAGTTCACGGAGTGGTGGCTTACCGCGCGTACAAGTTTCTTTAGGGCTGATCGGAGAGGGTTTGACACGATGGTGACTGCGGTTGCATGGGCATTGTGGAAGCAGAGGAATGCCAGAGTCTTCAACAAGGTCATGAACAAAAGACTGCGTCTGATCTTCCATTCATGA
- the LOC109775685 gene encoding F-box protein At2g26160-like — protein sequence MSRRAPSCWSSIPSELAGVVLRRLPCHADRVRFAAVCKQWRASARQTSPPLHYPWLALPDRTFYSLPGSAFRPLPLHLDRHRQLPHAQSSCGQWLVFERFDGAYTLVSPFSMSTTILLPGLSDTYAPNVPLRVPQDEPKPYMLKLVVCSDDLVAAIVDDNEAWTYSKLALCRPGASSWWSSTPDELRHLQDIVSCEGKLYALDSWDGLFSVSIATDRRTGEPAVSRVDHLMGNPRRGRVLGDSPRYLLESSGTLLLVCREDPKSKAERTTIGGRRMWSALELQMGTKFRVLEADLARSRWARLRSVGDRRMLFVGPWCSRAVHVTAAAAEHEQDCLYTGDRIFFTEDAIAGTYNHRYYHKQPEPFYCSVYDMRTRRSELFLETPVRPLKGFPVTWLFPPTPSQG from the coding sequence ATGTCACGCCGCGCACCAAGCTGCTGGTCGAGCATCCCCTCCGAGCTCGCGGGGGTCGTGCTCCGCCGCCTCCCTTGCCATGCCGACCGGGTCCGCTTCGCCGCCGTCTGCAAACAGTGGCGCGCCTCTGCGCGGCAGACCTCTCCGCCCCTGCACTACCCATGGCTCGCCTTGCCCGACCGGACATTCTACAGCCTGCCTGGCTCCGCCTTCCGGCCGCTGCCGCTCCACCTCGACCGCCACCGGCAGCTGCCGCACGCGCAGAGCTCCTGCGGCCAGTGGCTCGTGTTCGAGCGCTTCGACGGCGCCTACACGCTGGTCAGCCCCTTCTCCATGTCCACCACCATCCTGCTCCCCGGCCTCTCCGACACGTACGCCCCCAACGTGCCTCTCCGGGTCCCGCAAGACGAGCCCAAGCCGTATATGTTGAAGCTCGTCGTGTGCTCCGACGACCTCGTCGCCGCGATCGTCGATGACAACGAGGCATGGACGTATAGCAAGCTTGCCTTGTGCCGGCCAGGGGCGTCCTCGTGGTGGTCCAGCACACCCGACGAGCTTCGCCACCTCCAAGACATTGTCTCGTGCGAGGGAAAGCTCTACGCCCTCGACAGCTGGGACGGGCTCTTCTCCGTGTCCATCGCCACCGACAGGCGCACCGGCGAGCCGGCCGTGTCACGGGTCGACCACCTCATGGGTAACCCCCGCCGGGGCCGGGTCCTCGGCGACTCGCCGCGATACCTGCTAGAATCCAGCGGAACGTTGCTGTTGGTCTGCAGGGAGGATCCTAAGAGCAAGGCGGAGCGGACGACGATAGGGGGGCGTCGGATGTGGAGTGCGCTCGAGCTGCAGATGGGGACCAAGTTCAGGGTGCTCGAGGCGGACTTGGCGCGGTCGCGGTGGGCGAGGCTGAGGAGCGTGGGCGACCGCCGGATGCTGTTCGTCGGGCCATGGTGCTCCCGAGCGGTTCATGttaccgccgccgccgccgagcacgAGCAGGACTGTCTCTACACCGGGGATCGTATCTTCTTCACGGAGGACGCCATCGCTGGGACATACAATCATCGATACTACCACAAACAACCGGAGCCCTTCTACTGCAGCGTCTACGACATGAGGACGAGGCGGTCGGAGTTGTTCCTCGAGACGCCCGTGCGGCCGTTGAAAGGCTTCCCGGTCACGTGGCTATTCCCTCCAACTCCAAGTCAGGGATAG